The Thermoanaerobaculia bacterium genome has a segment encoding these proteins:
- a CDS encoding YXWGXW repeat-containing protein: protein MNRILKSILPAAVAAAIAIPAAGQIPIPPLPHMEIHIARSAPPRPRVEYRNVRPAADYVWVKGFWDWEGGEWVWIPGRWERPAGRDVTWVDPHYDREQDGWRYEPGHWSNERVVEGRDYREWSDKHHKRRDRDREHERDHDHDHDHDHRM, encoded by the coding sequence ATGAACCGAATCCTGAAATCCATTCTGCCCGCCGCGGTCGCGGCCGCGATCGCGATCCCGGCGGCGGGTCAGATCCCGATCCCCCCGCTCCCGCACATGGAGATCCACATCGCCCGCTCGGCGCCGCCGCGCCCGCGCGTCGAGTATCGAAACGTGAGACCCGCCGCTGACTATGTCTGGGTGAAAGGCTTCTGGGACTGGGAAGGCGGCGAGTGGGTCTGGATTCCCGGACGCTGGGAGCGTCCGGCGGGCCGTGACGTGACGTGGGTCGACCCGCACTACGACCGTGAGCAGGATGGCTGGCGCTACGAGCCGGGCCACTGGTCCAATGAGCGCGTGGTCGAGGGACGCGACTACCGGGAGTGGAGCGACAAGCATCACAAACGGCGCGATCGCGATCGCGAGCATGAGCGCGACCACGATCACGATCACGATCACGATCATCGGATGTAG